One genomic window of Psychrobacillus sp. INOP01 includes the following:
- a CDS encoding amidohydrolase yields the protein MSMDIIKQLEASYDEMVSIRRYLHMHPEVSFQETETAKYIQRFYTDLEIPFQANVGGNGVVARVKGTFPGKTVALRADFDALPIQDEKNVPYKSTVPGVMHACGHDGHTASLLILARTINEFKDQLAGEYVFIHQHAEEYAPGGAKPMIEAGCLDGVDVIFGTHLWSQTPLGTIEYKSGPIMAAADRFSITVQGKGGHGANPHDTKDSIVVASQLVVNLQQLVARRVNPTESAVLSVGSFVADNAFNIIADTVKMTGTVRTFKPDVRDLMENELKRVIEGTCYTADCSYSFLYERGYPPVINHIVETEYIADIARTIPGVKEVNQSELLMIGEDFGYYLEEIPGTFFFTGAMPEGDVFPHHSPMFDFDERAMLIAAKTLGMAAINYQVK from the coding sequence ATGAGTATGGATATTATAAAGCAGCTTGAGGCATCATACGATGAAATGGTCAGTATTCGACGGTATTTACATATGCATCCGGAAGTATCATTTCAAGAAACTGAAACTGCAAAATATATACAAAGATTCTATACAGATTTGGAAATACCTTTCCAAGCAAATGTAGGTGGCAATGGAGTAGTTGCTAGAGTAAAAGGCACTTTTCCAGGTAAAACCGTTGCTTTAAGAGCTGACTTTGATGCTCTCCCAATCCAAGATGAAAAAAATGTTCCATATAAATCTACTGTTCCAGGTGTTATGCATGCATGCGGTCACGATGGGCACACTGCCTCACTACTCATACTCGCTCGTACGATAAATGAATTTAAAGACCAATTGGCAGGTGAATATGTATTTATCCATCAGCATGCAGAAGAATATGCTCCAGGTGGTGCTAAACCAATGATTGAGGCTGGTTGTTTAGATGGAGTTGATGTAATTTTCGGTACACATTTATGGTCTCAAACTCCTCTAGGTACTATTGAATATAAAAGTGGTCCCATTATGGCGGCAGCAGATCGTTTTTCTATCACTGTCCAGGGTAAAGGTGGACACGGGGCGAATCCGCATGACACAAAGGATTCAATCGTAGTAGCCTCTCAATTAGTTGTAAACTTGCAGCAACTAGTAGCAAGACGTGTGAACCCGACTGAATCTGCAGTACTTTCTGTGGGTTCTTTCGTAGCAGACAACGCATTTAATATTATTGCGGACACTGTGAAAATGACCGGTACCGTCCGCACATTTAAACCAGATGTTAGAGATTTAATGGAAAATGAATTAAAACGTGTGATAGAAGGAACATGCTATACAGCGGATTGTTCTTATTCTTTCCTATATGAAAGAGGCTATCCTCCAGTAATTAATCACATAGTGGAAACAGAGTATATAGCAGACATTGCTAGGACTATTCCAGGAGTTAAAGAAGTGAATCAATCTGAATTATTGATGATTGGAGAGGATTTTGGCTATTATTTAGAAGAAATCCCCGGTACATTTTTCTTTACCGGCGCTATGCCTGAAGGGGATGTATTCCCTCACCATAGCCCAATGTTCGATTTCGATGAACGAGCAATGTTAATAGCTGCGAAAACGTTGGGAATGGCAGCGATTAATTATCAAGTAAAATAG
- a CDS encoding GNAT family N-acetyltransferase, with the protein MNLIPWNRDLIDELVALWNKELSTHFPMRKELFVQNSFEDVNVLEKGSFIAVDDNSKVIGFVVSKKWQEKKKVEMDSKRGWIQVLLVDSAYRGKGIGTLLLEQAETALKESGAEVIQLAGDPFHYFPGVPEVYPDVQKWVEKFGYYKKLDAFDLINHLVKKYPFPNESSASFSVLQIEEKEEFLSFLTRCFPGRWEYEAIKYFEMGGVGREFVVAKKNGSIIGFCRMNDPLSPFIAQNVYWSPLFEQRVGGIGPLGIDSNERKQGFGLEVVEAAVAYLQEREIETIIIDWTNLMEFYRKLDFVPWKKYGIYLKD; encoded by the coding sequence ATGAATCTAATACCATGGAATAGAGATCTTATCGATGAATTGGTAGCGCTTTGGAACAAGGAATTGAGCACCCATTTCCCGATGCGCAAGGAGCTATTTGTTCAAAATAGCTTTGAGGATGTTAACGTATTAGAGAAAGGATCTTTTATAGCTGTTGACGATAATAGCAAAGTAATAGGATTTGTAGTATCTAAAAAATGGCAAGAAAAAAAGAAGGTTGAAATGGATTCGAAAAGAGGGTGGATTCAAGTTCTCTTAGTAGACAGTGCTTATCGAGGAAAAGGTATAGGAACCTTGTTATTGGAACAGGCGGAGACTGCTTTAAAAGAAAGTGGAGCGGAAGTAATACAACTTGCTGGAGACCCTTTCCACTATTTTCCTGGAGTTCCTGAGGTTTATCCCGATGTACAAAAATGGGTTGAGAAATTTGGATATTACAAAAAGCTAGATGCATTTGATTTGATTAATCATCTGGTAAAAAAATATCCATTCCCAAATGAAAGCTCGGCATCCTTTTCTGTACTGCAAATAGAGGAAAAGGAAGAGTTTTTATCTTTTTTAACTAGATGCTTTCCCGGTAGATGGGAGTATGAGGCAATCAAATACTTTGAAATGGGTGGCGTAGGTAGAGAGTTTGTTGTAGCAAAAAAGAATGGGAGCATTATTGGCTTTTGTAGGATGAATGACCCGTTATCTCCATTCATTGCACAAAATGTGTATTGGAGTCCTCTATTTGAACAAAGGGTTGGTGGAATTGGACCATTAGGTATTGATTCAAATGAGCGAAAGCAAGGGTTCGGACTTGAAGTTGTGGAGGCTGCCGTGGCTTATTTGCAGGAAAGAGAAATAGAAACTATCATTATTGACTGGACTAATCTGATGGAATTTTATAGAAAACTAGATTTTGTACCATGGAAAAAGTATGGAATTTATCTAAAAGACTAA